The Streptomyces sp. JB150 genomic interval GGTGACTCCCCGCGCGAGGCCACGCGCAAGGCGGTCGCCGCGTACTGCGCGGACACGGCCAGGCTGGTCGAGCGCAACCGCAGGCTCCACCAGCTGCGATTCCGGGAGCCCGGCCGCGAGGCCGCCTACGCGGCGCGCTGCGAACGCGAGTACGCGCGCGGTCTCGAACCCACCGACCCCCGCTACGAGGAGATCTTCCACGCCCGGCCCGGATACCCGCTGCTCGCGGCGCCCTTCGTGGCGCTGCTCGGCGCCAAGGCCGGGCTCACGCTGGTCGCCCTCGCCTGCGTCACGCTCGCCGGATACCTCGTCTTCCGGCTGCTGCGCGCCCTGCGCGCCCCGCCCGCGGCCGCCCTGCTCGGCCAGATCCTCTGTTACGTGACCCCGCTCGCCGCCTGGGGCGGCCGGCCGCTGGCCGAGGGCCCGACGATCGCGCTGACGACCGCGCTGCTGCTGGCCTCGGTGTGGCTGCTGCGCAACCGGGTGCTGCCGGGTGCGGCGCTGTTCACCGGAGCCCTGGTGTGCGGACTCGCCGTCAGGTACTCCAGTTTCCTGGTCGTGGCCCTGTTCCTGACGGCCGCCGCCGTGTCCTCGCTGCTCTTCGTGCGGTCCGTCCGGCACCGCGGCGGCCGGTGGCTGGCCGGGCTGTCGGCGGGCGGCACGCTCGCCGCCGTCGCCTCGAGCAAGGTTCTCGGCCTGCCCGGCACGACCGACTCGCTCCAGGACACCTTCACCCTGCACTGGACCCGGCCCGAGATCGCCGATCCCTGGCAGGCCCTCGTGCGCCTCAACCTCAACTACTGGGAGCAGTGGCTGCTGAAGGAGGCGCTCGCCCCGATGCTGCTGTTCCTGCTCGCGGCGGGCGCGTGGGGCGTGTGGCAGCGCTCCGTGCCGGTCGCCCTGTGCGTGATCGCCATGGGGGCCACCGGCTTCGCGACGGCGGCGGCGCACCCGCTCGCGGTCGAACTCGACCGGCTGTACGTCGCCGTCTGGCTGATCCCCGTCATCGGCGTCCCCCTGGCACTGGCCCGGCTCGCCCGCCCCGCGCCGGAGCGGTCACCGGCGGCCGTGGACCCGCCCGCGACCGGGGACGACGACGGCGCGGCGGAGCCGGAGACCGCGTCGCGGTGAGGGGAGACGGGAGGCGTGGGGAGACGAGGCGACCGGAGACCGCGTGAGAGCAACGGGGAGCCCTCGTGGAGCCGAGGGGCGCGCTCAGGGCGTGCGGGCCGGCTCCGGGGCACACCGCTCCGGGGACGGGGGCCGCGGCGCCGCGTGCCGCCGGTAGGCGCCGGGCGACATGCCGGTCCGTGCGGCGAAGTGGGCACCGAAGGCGGCCGGTGAGCCGCAGCCGACGGCGCGGCGGACGTCGGGGACGGCGAGGTCGCCGCGGCGCAGCAGCGCTTGTGCGCGTTCGACGCGTCGCCTCATCAGGTAGGCGTACGGCGACGCGCCGTAGGCCAGCCGGAACTGGCGGCAGAGGTGGCCGGTGGTCATGCCCGCGCCGCGCGCGAGCGCCGGGACGTCCAGTGGCCGGGCGTACTCGCGGTCGATGCGGTCGCGGACGCGGCGCAGTCGCGCGAGGTCGGCGAGCCGCTGTGCGGCGATGCGTGCGCGCCCCCAGGCGGGGTGACACATGAAGAACTCCTTGTCCGGGGATGCGGCGGGTCAGCGCAGTTCCTGGATGCGGATCAGATTGCCCGCGGGATCGCGGAACGCGCAGTCGCGGATGCCGTACGGCTGCTCGGTGGGTTCCTGGACCACCTCGGCGCCGTGGGCGCGCACCTTCTCGAAGGTGCCGTCGAGGTCCGGGGTGGCCAGCAGGATCCAGCCGTAGGTGCCCTTGGCCATCATCTCGCGGATGGTCTGCCGCTCGGCCTCGGTGATCCCGGGGTCCACGGCCGGCGGGGCGAGCAGGATGGACGTGTCGGGCCGGCCGGCGGGGCCGACGGTGATCCAGCGCATCCTGCCCTGCCCGACGTCGGTGCGGACCTCGAAGCCGAGGGCGTCCCGGTAGAAGGCCAGGGAGGCGTCCGGGTCCTCGTGCGGGAGCGAGGTGGTGTGAATGGTGATGTCCATAACGATCAGGCTAGGCGCGGGTCCGGCACCCGCGCTTCTCCCTTCCTGACCGAAGCCCCCCGGCCATGACCGCGGCGTCGCGTCCGCCGCTCCCCCGGTCCGTGGGTGTCGCCCGGCTGCGCCTGTCCGGTCGCGGCGCGGGCGGAGGGCGGTGACGCTGAGGGGGGCACGGGTGAGAAGGAGTTGTGCCATGAACAAGTCGTCGTGGGTGCCGGCCGCGGTGCTCGCCGTGTCGGTGCTGTGCGCCGCGGCCCCCGCATCGGCCGCCACCACCGCGCAGCCCGCCGCCACCGCGCAGACCGCCGCCGACCCGGTCACCGCCGCCGCGCAGACCGCCGTCGGACCGGTCACCGCCACCATGCGGGCCGTCCCGGCGCCGACCGTCGCCGCGCGGGCCGCCTCCCCACAGGTGTTTCCCGCCCGGGGCGCCGTCAGGGCTCCCCTCGACATCACCGCGGGCGAGTGCGCCCAGGGCGGCGGAATGATCACCATCATCGCGGACGGCACGGTGCCGGGCGGGTTCGCGAAGACCTGCCAGGGCGGCGTCCACGACGGCCAGGCGATCATCTGACCGTGTCCTCGGTGAACCCGGTCCCCGGCAGCGCTACTGACCGGCGCGGATGGGGGTACCCGCCGCGCGCGCCCGCAGGGCGGCACCACACGACACGAGCCAAGGAGCCAGGACGTATGAGCGAGGCCAACCCTCTCAAGCGCGCGGTCCACAAGGTCGCCGACAGCCTGACGGGCGACGGCGGGCCTGCGGAGGGGATCCCCGGGAAGCCGGGGGCCGAGTCGCCGTCGGTCGCCGAACCGACCGAGCCGAGGGAGCCGCTGCCGCCGAAGCCCGACCAGAGCGGCCCGGAGACGGTGTCACCGACCGGTCAGCCCACCGGCGCGGACCAGGCGCGGATGGCTCAGTCCGGCGCCTACCTGACGACCGCCCAGGGAACGCGGCTGCACGACACCGACCACTCGCTGAAGGCGGGTCCGCGCGGACCGGTGCTGTTGCAGGACCACCATCTGCGCGAGAAGATCATGCACTTCGACCACGAGCGCATCCCGGAGCGCGTGGTGCACGCCCGGGGCGCGGCGGCGCACGGGATCTTCCAGAGCTACGGCACGGCGGCCTCCGTGACGAAGGCCGCGTTCCTCGGCGAGGACGTGGAGACACCGGTGTTCGTGCGGTTCTCCACGGTGCTGGGGTCGCGCGGATCGGCCGACACGGTGCGTGACACCCGTGGGTTCGCGACCAAGTTCTACACCAGCGAGGGCGTCTTCGACCTGGTCGGCAACAACATCCCGGTCTTCTTCGTCCAGGACGCGATCAAGTTCCCGGACGTCATCCACGCGGGCAAACCGCATCCGGACCGGGAGATCCCGCAGGCGCAGAGCGCGCACGACACCTTCTGGGACTTCGTCAGCCTGCACACCGAGGCCGCCCACCACACGCTGTGGAACATGTCCGACCGGGGCATCCCGCGCTCGTACCGGATGATGGAGGGCTTCGGCGTCCACACCTTCCGGCTGGTGAACGCCGAGGGCAGGACCACGCTGGTGAAGTGGCACTGGAAGCCGAAGCTGGGCGTGCACTCCCAGGTGTGGGAGGAGGCACAGATCACCAGCGGCGTCGACCCCGACTTCCACCGCCGGGACCTCGCGGACGCCATCGAGGCGGGCGCGTACCCGCAGTGGGAGCTGGGCATCCAGACCTTCCCCGACACCCCGGACCAGACCTTCGAGGGCATCGACCTGCTGGACCCGACGAACATCGTCCCGGAGGAACTGGCGCCGGTGCAGCCGGTCGGGCTGCTCACCCTGAACCGCAACCCGTCGAACTTCTTCGCCGAGACCGAGCAGGTCGCCTTCCACGTCGGCCACCTGGTGCCCGGCATCGACATCACCGACGACCCGCTGCTCGCCGGGCGGCTGTTCTCCTATCTGGACACCCAGATCACCCGGCTGGGCGGCCCCAACTTCGCGCAGCTGCCCATCAACCGGTCGCACGCGCCGGTCAACGACATGCAGCGCGACGGCATGCACCAGACGGCCGTGCACCGCGGTGTCGCCCCCTACCGGCCCAACTCGCTCGACGGCGGCTGCCCCTTCACGGCGGGCGCGGACATGGGGGCGTACGTCGAGACACCGGTGCGGGTGCCGGAGGCGGCGAAGGTGCGCGAGGCGCCCGAGTCGTTCGCGGACCACTTCAGCCAGCCGCGCCGGTTCTGGCTGAGCATGAGCCCGGTGGAGCGCGAGCACATCATCGGCGCGTACGTCTTCGAACTCGGCAAGTGCTACGAACAGGCCGTCAAGGAACGGCAGTTGCAGGTGCTCGCCAATATCGACCCGGAGCTGTGCGAGGAGGTGGCGCGGGGGCTCGGCCTGCCCGCTCCGTCGCCGACGGTGCCGCTCGCCGACGTGGCGCCCAGCCCGGCGCTGTCGCAGGTCGGCGAGACCTGGCCGGTCGACGGGCGCATCGTGGGCATCCTCACCGGCGCGGACGGTGACCTGGACGGCGTGCGGGAGGTGCGCGAGGCGGTGTTGAGCGCCGGCATGGTGCCGCTGGTCGTCGCGCCCGTCGGCGGGGTCCTCGGTTCGGGCGACGGCGCGGTCACGGTGCAGCGCACCTATGTCACCGCGCGTTCCGTGGAGTTCGACGCGGTGCTGCTGGCCGGCGCCCCCGGTGTGGGCGGCGACGCGTACACCGCCCGCGACGCGAAGTCCACGCCGTCCGCCGCCGATCCGGCGGCGTGCGATCCGCGGGTCCGGCTGCTGCTGGCCGAGGCCTTCCGGCACGGCAAGGCGATCGGCGCCTGGGCGGGCGGCAAGGCCGCCCTCGAGGCGGCCGGCGTACCCGCCGACGCGCCCGGTGTGATCCTCACGGACTCCCCCACGGCCGCGCTGGAGCAGGTCGTGCGGCTGCTGGGCGCGCACCGGGTGTGGGAGCGGTTCACGACGACGGTCTGACGGGCACGGGCACGGGTTCCGGCACGGGCACCCCGGCACCCCGGTTCTCGGTGAGGCACACGGGGCGGCGCGGCGGCCCCTGCGGCGCGGTGCGCCCTACGGCGTACGGAGCGCGCGGAGGGCCGCGCCGCCCTGTGTGAGCTGCTGAGAGGATGACGGGACCGTCGACCGGAGGGGAAACCGACCGTGACCGTACGCGTGCTGTCCTGTGTGGCGCTGCTCGCCGCGGGCGGTTGCGTCTGTGTGGTCTGGGCGGCGCGCGGCGGACCCCGCTGGGTGCGCGCGGTCGCGCGGGGGACACTGCTCGCGGGCGAACTGGTCGGCCGGTCGGCGCGTGCGCGTGACAGCCGGGACGGCGACGCGGACGACTGACCTCCCGGGCGGTGCGCCGCTCCCCCGGTGCCGCGTCTCATGGGGCGGGCGTCCCTCCCGGCCGGTGTCACACGGCGGCGGCGACCGGTGCCGTACGCGCGTGACATCGACGACAGCGGACGGGCGGGAGCAGCCGGCGGCCGAAGACCACGACGGGCTCAAGGGGGACAGGGACGACGGGCCGCCGGCGGCGAGGTCGGCACCGTGCCGGCGGTGACCTTCGCCGACGGCCTCGTCACGCTGTAGGCCGTGCGTGATGCCGGAGCGGTCCGGAACCGTCCGAGCGCCCCACCCTCACCCGGAGGCGGGGGCGGGCGGCGACGCGGGGAAGTCCTGTTCCGCCCAGATGATCTTGCCGTCGGGTGTGTAGCGGGCGCCCCAGCGGTGGGCGAGCTGGGCGACCAGGAAGAGGCCCCGGCCGCCCTCGTCCGTGCTGCGGGGGTGCCGCAGGCGCGGGGCGGTGCTGCTGCCGTCGGCGACCTCGCAGGTGAGCCGGGAGTCGCGGATCAGCCGCAGGCGGATGGGCGGGGCGGCGTGACGGATGGCGTTGGTGACGAGTTCGCTGACGATCAGCTCCGTCGTCATGGCCAGGTCGGTGAGGCCCCAGGCCGTCACCTGCCGGGTCGCCCGTGCGCGGACGTCGGCGACGGCGGCCGGGTCGGCGGGTACGTCCCAGGAGACCACGTGCTCGGCGTCCAGGGCGTGGGTGCGGGTCAGGAGCAGGGCGACGTCGTCGCGCTGGGACAGTGGCACCAGGTCCTGGACCGCGGTGCGGCAGTGGGTGCCGAGGTCGGGGGCGGGGCGGGCGAGGACCTGGCCGAGCCGGAACATGCCCGCCTCCAGGTCGCCGCCCGGTCCGGCGATGAGCCCGTCGGTGTACAGGCCGAGGAGGCTGCCCGGGGGCAGTTCCATCTCGCCGGACTCGAAGGCGATGCCGCCGAGGCCCAGCGGGGGTCCGGCGGGGGGTTCGGGGAACGAGACCTGTCCGTCGGGAGTGACGACGACGGGCGGCGGGTGTCCGGCGCGGGCCATGGAGCAGCGCCCGGTGACCGGGTCGTAGACGGCGTACAGGCAGGTCGCCCCGAGGAAGGCGGTCGCGCTCCGGTTGGCGCCCTCGTCGGCGGCCGGTTCCTCGCTCAGCCGGAGCACGAGGTCGTCGAGGTGGGCGAGGAGTTCGTCCGGGGGCAGCTCCATGTCGGCGAGGGTCTGTACGGCGGTGCGCAGCCGGCCCATCGCCGCCGCCGCGGTGATGCCGTGGCCGACGACGTCGCCGACGACGAGCCCGACGCGGGCGCCGGAGAGGGGGATCACGTCGAACCAGTCGCCGCCGACCCCGCCCGTCGCGTCGGCCGGCAGGTAGTGGGAGGCCACCTCCAGCGCCTGCCCGCCGGTCAGCGCGTGCGGCAGCAGGCTGCGCTGGAGGGTGACCGCCGCGGTGTGTTCGCGGGTGTAGCGGCGGGCGTTGTCGACACACAGCGCGGCCCGCGCGACCAGCTCCCGGGCCAGCAGGATGTCGTCGGACTGGAAGGAGACGGGGTTGAGCGAGCGCAGGAAGGTGGCGAGCCCGAGCACGGTGTTCCGGGCGCGCATCGGCACGGAGATGAGCGAGTGCAATCCGTACGAGCGCATAGCGGCCAGCCGCTCGGGTGGTTCGCCCGCCCACATCTCGTCGGACGGGTCGAGGACCGGG includes:
- a CDS encoding helix-turn-helix transcriptional regulator — translated: MCHPAWGRARIAAQRLADLARLRRVRDRIDREYARPLDVPALARGAGMTTGHLCRQFRLAYGASPYAYLMRRRVERAQALLRRGDLAVPDVRRAVGCGSPAAFGAHFAARTGMSPGAYRRHAAPRPPSPERCAPEPARTP
- a CDS encoding VOC family protein — encoded protein: MDITIHTTSLPHEDPDASLAFYRDALGFEVRTDVGQGRMRWITVGPAGRPDTSILLAPPAVDPGITEAERQTIREMMAKGTYGWILLATPDLDGTFEKVRAHGAEVVQEPTEQPYGIRDCAFRDPAGNLIRIQELR
- a CDS encoding catalase gives rise to the protein MSEANPLKRAVHKVADSLTGDGGPAEGIPGKPGAESPSVAEPTEPREPLPPKPDQSGPETVSPTGQPTGADQARMAQSGAYLTTAQGTRLHDTDHSLKAGPRGPVLLQDHHLREKIMHFDHERIPERVVHARGAAAHGIFQSYGTAASVTKAAFLGEDVETPVFVRFSTVLGSRGSADTVRDTRGFATKFYTSEGVFDLVGNNIPVFFVQDAIKFPDVIHAGKPHPDREIPQAQSAHDTFWDFVSLHTEAAHHTLWNMSDRGIPRSYRMMEGFGVHTFRLVNAEGRTTLVKWHWKPKLGVHSQVWEEAQITSGVDPDFHRRDLADAIEAGAYPQWELGIQTFPDTPDQTFEGIDLLDPTNIVPEELAPVQPVGLLTLNRNPSNFFAETEQVAFHVGHLVPGIDITDDPLLAGRLFSYLDTQITRLGGPNFAQLPINRSHAPVNDMQRDGMHQTAVHRGVAPYRPNSLDGGCPFTAGADMGAYVETPVRVPEAAKVREAPESFADHFSQPRRFWLSMSPVEREHIIGAYVFELGKCYEQAVKERQLQVLANIDPELCEEVARGLGLPAPSPTVPLADVAPSPALSQVGETWPVDGRIVGILTGADGDLDGVREVREAVLSAGMVPLVVAPVGGVLGSGDGAVTVQRTYVTARSVEFDAVLLAGAPGVGGDAYTARDAKSTPSAADPAACDPRVRLLLAEAFRHGKAIGAWAGGKAALEAAGVPADAPGVILTDSPTAALEQVVRLLGAHRVWERFTTTV
- a CDS encoding SpoIIE family protein phosphatase; protein product: MESVRGGSDPPASAATRDLFDASTDAAVVLGADGVVLAWTRAAEELLGHPASELVGRSAAPLVAVRADPARVAAVVERCRSGMGWSGVITVRRRDGHPIDVDLRVSASFRIGGAECFLLSARERRPQWTVGRSVLDGFLTRSPVGMAVMDRDLRYVWLNDTLERFGGVPREQRLGRRLSEVLPGLQGEAIEGLMRKVLETGVPITDYEYVGWSWADPHRPHAYSTSFFPLVDADEAVSGVCYMVLDVTERWNVRRLLSLVNEAGNSIGRTLDVTRTAQELADFAVPRFADFVIVDLLESVVSATGPDAWPSAEGSASERPVMRRAGMSSVREGCPEAVARVGDRVDFITPPGDLNMLITGEPVLIPVLDPSDEMWAGEPPERLAAMRSYGLHSLISVPMRARNTVLGLATFLRSLNPVSFQSDDILLARELVARAALCVDNARRYTREHTAAVTLQRSLLPHALTGGQALEVASHYLPADATGGVGGDWFDVIPLSGARVGLVVGDVVGHGITAAAAMGRLRTAVQTLADMELPPDELLAHLDDLVLRLSEEPAADEGANRSATAFLGATCLYAVYDPVTGRCSMARAGHPPPVVVTPDGQVSFPEPPAGPPLGLGGIAFESGEMELPPGSLLGLYTDGLIAGPGGDLEAGMFRLGQVLARPAPDLGTHCRTAVQDLVPLSQRDDVALLLTRTHALDAEHVVSWDVPADPAAVADVRARATRQVTAWGLTDLAMTTELIVSELVTNAIRHAAPPIRLRLIRDSRLTCEVADGSSTAPRLRHPRSTDEGGRGLFLVAQLAHRWGARYTPDGKIIWAEQDFPASPPAPASG